In the genome of Telluria mixta, the window GCGCTGCATGGTCAGCGTCGCGGCGCCTTGCCTCATGCTGGTCGTGGCCGGGAGCGATGTGCCCGGACCCGCGCAGGCGATCCGTCAGATGCCGAGGGAAGTGCTGGCGAGGCACCTGTATGCCTTCGCCATTGCCGGCCTAAGGGCGGTTGGCAGGCAACAAGGGGGCGTTGACGCGGCTCCCATGTGATCTACCAGATGCCAATGCACAGCCAGGACCTGGGGAATTTCATCAGTCAAAGTAAATGCGCGTTTGACGTCTGGCAGTCGAACGGGCACACGTGGCGCTGCGGCCTGTATCCGGCCAATGAATGGGCTACAAGGCCATCCCGGTCGTCATGAAGGCCGCGCGCCGCGGCCCATTCGCCCCACCCGATAGCACACCCCAGAGGTCCATGCACGTCGGCATCGCGCGCCTCCCGGGACGCGAACGCAATACGTTCGATGCATGGCTGACCAGGCGCGCCCTGAAGGAACAGGACCAGCGTATTCCCTGCCGGCACGCGCAACAGATCCGGGCCGCGGACCAGGAATCCCAGGCGCTGCACGTAGAAACGCACCGCCCTCTCCACATCCGGCACGCGATAGGCCACCTGCACCAGGGCCCGTGCGGGTTTCTTCCTGTCGCCATCGCGGAATATCACGGCATCCGTGTCGCACTGGAACTCGATACAAAAGCCGGCGTCGTCCATCGTGCGTAGCGAGCCGTCGGGCCCCT includes:
- a CDS encoding VOC family protein, yielding MNILGIDHLLFGVDDIPRCAEWLMSFGLGDVASDRHGRRLAAADGSAIVLRDSKALHLPPAPTAGVAFRATRYTVADRHALAAIGKALARDRHIDQGPDGSLRTMDDAGFCIEFQCDTDAVIFRDGDRKKPARALVQVAYRVPDVERAVRFYVQRLGFLVRGPDLLRVPAGNTLVLFLQGAPGQPCIERIAFASREARDADVHGPLGCAIGWGEWAAARGLHDDRDGLVAHSLAGYRPQRHVCPFDCQTSNAHLL